From a region of the Takifugu flavidus isolate HTHZ2018 chromosome 20, ASM371156v2, whole genome shotgun sequence genome:
- the gal3st1b gene encoding galactosylceramide sulfotransferase has translation MLGVRKRICSRGLILWFFIANILLVLYYITNSAHLSIRSSPEATCPLSLAKSQQNETGFSQSQAPGEDRCSPKINIMFVKTHKTASSTVLNVLFRFGEKHRLRFALPDGRNDFFYPSPFQSSWVKDYRPGKCFNIVCNHMRFDHREVAKLLPPDAVYITILRDPVALFESSFHYYHSAVPFTWRIKGKNKLAQFLEHPERFYYPRAINSFYLKNLQFFDFGLENNLEADDPQVMKAIQNLSQHLDLVLITEYFEESLILLKDMMCWTMEDILYFKLNMRRSSSVSQLTPDLKAKALQWNGADWKLYQHFNATFWARVEAFGRGRMKEEVEELRRRNTEMKAICIEDGGPVESKNIQDKRFQPWQPFGDSPILGYNLRKTIDPKFKAICEKMLMPELQYLSDLGVNLWVTGLLGWIKDNIFRHTMFSI, from the exons ATGTTGGGAGTTCGAAAAAGAATCTGCTCGAGGGGCCTGATTCTCTGGTTCTTCATCGCCAACATCCTGCTGGTGCTCTACTACATCACAAACTCAGCACACCTGAGCATCAG GAGCTCTCCGGAAGCCACGTGTCCTCTCAGTTTGGCCAAATCCCAGCAGAATGAGACCGGGTTCTCTCAAAGCCAAGCTCCTGGGGAGGACAGGTGCTCCCCAAAGATCAACATCATGTTCGTCAAAACCCACAAAACAGCCAGCAGCACCGTCCTCAACGTCCTCTTCAGGTTCGGGGAGAAGCACAGGCTGAGGTTCGCCCTTCCAGACGGGCGCAACGACTTCTTCTACCCGTCGCCCTTCCAGAGCTCGTGGGTGAAGGACTACAGACCGGGGAAGTGCTTCAACATCGTCTGCAACCACATGCGCTTCGACCATCGGGAGGTGGCCAAGCTGCTGCCGCCGGACGCCGTGTACATCACCATCCTCCGTGACCCGGTGGCTCTCTTTGAGTCGTCCTTTCATTACTATCACAGCGCGGTTCCGTTCACGTGGAGGATCAAGGGAAAGAACAAGCTGGCTCAGTTTCTGGAGCATCCAGAGAGGTTCTACTATCCCAGAGCCATTAACTCGTTTTACCTGAAGAATCTGCAGTTTTTCGACTTTGGCCTGGAAAACAACTTAGAGGCCGACGATCCTCAGGTGATGAAGGCCATTCAGAACTTGTCCCAACATTTAGATCTGGTCCTTATCACAGAATATTTTGAGGAGTCTCTTATCTTGCTTAAGGACATGATGTGTTGGACCATGGAGGACATCCTGTACTTTAAACTCAACATGAGGAGGAGCTCATCCGTGTCTCAGTTGACTCCCGACCTGAAAGCCAAAGCTCTACAGTGGAACGgggccgactggaaactctatCAGCACTTTAACGCCACCTTCTGGGCCAGAGTTGAGGCCTTTGGCAGGGGGAGAATGAAAGAGGAGGTCGAGGAGCTTAGGAGAAGGAACACTGAGATGAAGGCCATCTGTATAGAAGATGGAGGGCCGGTTGAATCCAAAAATATCCAGGACAAACGTTTCCAGCCCTGGCAACCCTTCGGAGACTCCCCCATCCTCGGGTACAACTTGAGGAAAACGATTGATCCCAAATTTAAAGCGATTTGTGAAAAAATGCTCATGCCTGAGCTCCAGTATCTATCAGACCTGGGTGTgaacctgtgggtgaccggaCTGCTGGGCTGGATAAAAGataacatttttagacacaccATGTTTTCAATATAG
- the prodha gene encoding proline dehydrogenase 1, mitochondrial, translating into MSYAKLVSALARANSTNVNKMLVSPGRYRSTVASAKSREERSQLEGCAVVEAEPVELISHTEAPPKARRSHVKVDFDNTQEAYKSKGNIELLRSLLVFRLCAIDVLVEKNKELMELTKKLFGQRIFEKMMKMTFYGQFVAGEDHNAIKPLIQKNRAFGVGAVLDYSVEEDLTQEEAEKKEMDSCVSEAERQSPDADQREKKYKAHRQFGDRRGGVISARTYFYADEAKCDTQMETFLNCIKASGGASADGFSAIKMTALGRPQFLLQFSEVLVKWRRFFNFLAAQQGKSEMMLLEQKLELDELKESLAKMGLGAKDDIENWFSGEKLGLSGTIDLLDWNSLINNTTKISNLLMVPNLKTGQLEPLLKTFTAEEESQMKRMLQRVDVLANHAVEHGVRLMVDAEQTYFQPAISRLTLEMQRKFNREKPIIFNTYQCYLKEAYDNVTMDIELSRREGWYFGAKLVRGAYMYQERDRAKEIGYEDPINPDYEATNRMYHKCLEYVLEEIDNSRKANVMVASHNEDTVKFTLEKMNEMGLSPAENKVYFGQLLGMCDQISFPLGQAGFPVYKYVPYGPVNEVIPYLSRRAQENRGFMKGSQRERSLLWRELKRRLLSGQVVYRPSY; encoded by the exons ATGTCCTACGCGAAACTAGTCTCCGCTCTTGCGAGGGCCAACTCGACTAACGTCAACAAAATGCTCGTTTCGCCTGGAAGATACCGGTCGACGGTCGCATCCGCCAAAAGCCGGGAAGAGCGAAGCCAGCTGGAGGGCTGCGCCGTGGTGGAAGCGGAGCCGGTGGAACTCATCAGCCACACCGAAGCTCCGCCAAAGGCGCGCAGGAGTCACGTCAAAGTGGACTTCGACAACACGCAAGAAGCCTACAAGAGCAAAGGGAACATTGAGCTGCTCCGGAGCCTGCTGGTCTTCAGGCTGTGCGCAATCGATGTCCTGGTTGAGAAGAACAAGGAG CTGATGGAGCTCACGAAGAAGCTGTTTGGTCAGAGGATATTcgagaagatgatgaagatgacctTCTACGGTCAGTTTGTGGCCGGGGAAGACCACAACGCCATCAAACCTCTGATCCAGAAGAACCGGGCCTTTGGTGTGGGGGCCGTTTTGGACtacagtgtggaggaggatctGACACAAGAGGAGGCTGAGAAGAAAGAAATGGA ctCCTGCGTTTCTGAAGCAGAGAGGCAGAGCCCAG ATGCTGATCAGCGCGAGAAAAAGTACAAGGCCCACCGTCAGTTCGGGGACCGGCGAGGGGGTGTCATCAGCGCTCGTACCTACTTTTACGCTGACGAGGCCAAATGTGATACCCAGATGGAGACGTTTCTAAACTGCATTAAGGCCTCTG GGGGGGCCTCGGCAGACGGATTTTCAGCCATCAAGATGACAGCCCTGGGACGGCCGCAGTTCCTC CTCCAGTTTTCGGAGGTCCTGGTGAAATGGCGCCGCTTCTTCAACTTCCTGGCAGCACAGCAGGGGAAGTCTGAGATGATGCTGCTGGAACAGAAACTGGAACTGGATGAGCTCAAG GAAAGTTTGGCTAAAATGGGTTTGGGTGCCAAGGATGACATCGAAAACTGGTTCTCAGGAGAGAAGTTGGGCTTGTCGGG AACCATCGACCTGCTGGACTGGAACAGTCTAATAAATAATACCACAAAGATCTCCAACCTGCTCATGGTGCCAAACCTGAAG ACGGGTCAGCTGGAGCCTTTGCTGAAGACGTtcacagcagaagaggagagccAGATGAAGAGGATGCTGCAGAGAGTGGACGTTCTGGCCAAC CACGCCGTGGAGCATGGCGTCCGGCTGATGGTCGATGCCGAGCAGACCTACTTCCAGCCCGCCATCAGCCGGCTGACCTTGGAAATGCAGAGGAAGTTCAACCGAGAGAAGCCGATCATATTCAACACCTACCAGTGTTACCTAAAG GAAGCCTATGACAATGTAACTATGGACATCGAGTTGTCACGACGTGAGGGCTGGTATTTTGGTGCCAAACTGGTTCGCGGGGCCTACATGTaccaggagagagacagggccAAAGAGATCGGCTACGAGGACCCCATAAATCCAGACTATGAGGCCACAAACAGGATGTATCACAA GTGTTTGGAGTACGTGCTGGAGGAGATCGACAACAGCAGGAAAGCAAACGTAATGGTTGCAAGTCACAATGAAGACACGGTGAAGTTCACCCTGGAGAA GATGAATGAAATGGGCCTTTCACCCGCCGAGAATAAGGTTTACTTTGGACAGCTGCTGGGAATGTGTGACCAGATCAGCTTCCCGCTAG GTCAGGCAGGATTTCCAGTGTACAAATATGTTCCCTACGGACCCGTGAATGAGGTCATCCCCTATCTGTCCCGCCGGGCCCAGGAGAACCGCGGCTTCATGAAGGGCTCTCAGAGAGAGCGCAGCCTGCTGTGGAGGGAGCTGAAACGCAGGCTGCTGAGCGGTCAGGTCGTCTACAGGCCTTCCTACTGA
- the srsf9 gene encoding serine/arginine-rich splicing factor 9 isoform X1 — MSDGRIYVGNLPMDVQERDIEDLFYKYGKIREIELKNNRGTIPFAFIRFEDPRDADDAVYGRNGYVYGDSKLRVEYPRSTGAKFGGMGGGGGGGGGGGGPRGRFGPPTRRSDFRVIVSGLPPTGSWQDLKDHMREAGDVCFADVQRDGEGVVEFLRREDMEYALRRLDRTEFRSHQGETAFIRVFEERGTPNWGRSRSRSRSRGRYSPPFHNRRSPPPPPPPRYQSPPRHAMPRHSPPLRRPPPQSYSPPPRHYR; from the exons ATGTCAGACGGACGTATCTATGTCGGAAACCTTCCCATGGATGTCCAGGAGAGAGACATTGAAGATCTCTTCTACAAATATGGAAAAATCCGTGAAATTGAACTGAAGAACAATAGAGGAACTATACCCTTTGCGTTCATCCGGTTTGAAGACCCACG GGATGCGGATGATGCCGTCTATGGAAGGAATGGATATGTTTATGGAGACTCCAAACTCCGTGTGGAGTATCCTCGATCCACTGGTGCTAAATTTGGTggaatgggaggaggaggaggaggtggtggaggaggaggaggacctagAGGAAGGTTTGGACCCCCAACTCGAAGGTCTGATTTCCGGGTCATAGTTTCTG GCTTGCCACCAACTGGAAGCTGGCAGGATCTGAAGGACCACATGCGCGAGGCGGGCGACGTTTGTTTTGCAGATGTGCAGCGGGATGGCGAGGGCGTGGTGGAATTCCTCCGTAGAGAGGACATGGAGTACGCCTTGCGCCGACTGGACCGGACCGAGTTCCGTTCGCATCAA GGAGAGACCGCCTTCATCCGTGTCTTCGAGGAGCGGGGCACTCCAAACTGGGGACGCTCCCGATCCCGTTCCAGGTCTAGAGGTCGCTATTCTCCTCCCTTCCATAACCGAAGATCTCCtcccccaccgccgccgccacgctaCCAGTCTCCTCCACGCCATGCTATGCCCCGCCATAGTCCGCCGCTTCGTCGACCCCCTCCTCAGAGCTACAGCCCACCGCCACGTCATTATCGATAA
- the srsf9 gene encoding serine/arginine-rich splicing factor 9 isoform X2 — MDEDVISRHITTRDTRSVVRSSLLSSRRDADDAVYGRNGYVYGDSKLRVEYPRSTGAKFGGMGGGGGGGGGGGGPRGRFGPPTRRSDFRVIVSGLPPTGSWQDLKDHMREAGDVCFADVQRDGEGVVEFLRREDMEYALRRLDRTEFRSHQGETAFIRVFEERGTPNWGRSRSRSRSRGRYSPPFHNRRSPPPPPPPRYQSPPRHAMPRHSPPLRRPPPQSYSPPPRHYR; from the exons ATGGATGAAGACGTCATTTCCAGGCATATAACCACGAGAGACACGCGTTCTGTGGTAAGGAGTTCTTTGCTCTCTTCTCGTAGGGATGCGGATGATGCCGTCTATGGAAGGAATGGATATGTTTATGGAGACTCCAAACTCCGTGTGGAGTATCCTCGATCCACTGGTGCTAAATTTGGTggaatgggaggaggaggaggaggtggtggaggaggaggaggacctagAGGAAGGTTTGGACCCCCAACTCGAAGGTCTGATTTCCGGGTCATAGTTTCTG GCTTGCCACCAACTGGAAGCTGGCAGGATCTGAAGGACCACATGCGCGAGGCGGGCGACGTTTGTTTTGCAGATGTGCAGCGGGATGGCGAGGGCGTGGTGGAATTCCTCCGTAGAGAGGACATGGAGTACGCCTTGCGCCGACTGGACCGGACCGAGTTCCGTTCGCATCAA GGAGAGACCGCCTTCATCCGTGTCTTCGAGGAGCGGGGCACTCCAAACTGGGGACGCTCCCGATCCCGTTCCAGGTCTAGAGGTCGCTATTCTCCTCCCTTCCATAACCGAAGATCTCCtcccccaccgccgccgccacgctaCCAGTCTCCTCCACGCCATGCTATGCCCCGCCATAGTCCGCCGCTTCGTCGACCCCCTCCTCAGAGCTACAGCCCACCGCCACGTCATTATCGATAA
- the sgsm1b gene encoding small G protein signaling modulator 1 translates to MFFPVTETETRQKLLRNVKKEVKQIMEEAVTRKFVHADSSHIISFCAVVEACVLHGLKRRIAGLLCSNKVAALFMKVAKSFTPAEELCRKVQELEQLIENSKHNNSLNNERFRQSKLANLPPQAMKHLWIRTALMEKLLDKIVLYLVENSSAFYEKEAMLMDPVDGPILASLLVGPCALEYTKVKTADHFWTDPSADELVQRHRIHSGHCRQDSPSRRPALIQKRQSSGSMDDRPLMWAKEYVESLHQNSRAALLFGKNNVLVQPRDDMEAIPGYLSLHQTADLMTLKWTPNQLMNGNVGELDSEKSVYWDYAMTIRLEEIVYLHCHQQVNSGGTVVLVSQDGIQRPPLHFPKGGHLLQFLTCLETGLLPHGQLDPPLWNQRGKGKVFPKLRKRSPHGSCDSVSDKEDDEATDYVFRILFPGNQMEFMALELIEQGVNMWQPTPRKSSCSSCSQNGSSDGSLPNGCNQERAPLKLLCDTMKYQIISRAFYGWLAYCRHLSTVRTHLSALVNTTIVDPDVPGDAQGGLSLEVWEKILKDSSAYEEKEIYRLVYFGGVAASLRKEVWPFLLGHYQFNMNEKCRLEIDEKMRAMYEQTMRDWRGCEAIVRQREREKHAEALARCSSGASVERGPVQRDSTISTDSSLSSSSEQHNTNSQSDSSSAQVFESVEAVNPIELGADEEAAQQGAQLKDAPQLSSCRQPSPALSDQYNGSENSPLPAEAVVESAEASNISTTPAVGEDIVEQHKNEIPEMGSENKTAKRCRVSDGSDSRLLCPQEENMPDVLRESNAAETNSRSAPEKTNVLKLETEIRNEYFQAPPLGETLAFQAPKNKCDQASDPKENNLGPSSNASAAESECKEATATFSELAECKKIAEIPSEKPGSNSPVRQVLNALQSLSQSRQSPDTADSDDSPSALEMEDIPIGTCVTSEDLHSRPLVGLAQPLVSFSLKEKMASEDLVLDRHLDTDCNTSPEGTDLGLSEEEPEMENVLAEPESANMGREGKRESSGERVYSQETLDMYLINLHRIDKDVRRCDRQYWYFTTENLEKLRNIMCSYVWQHLDTGYVQGMCDLLAPLLVILDDEVMAFSCFTELMKRMNQNFPHGGAMDSHFANMRSLIQILDSELFELMQQNGDYTHFYFCYRWFLLDFKREMVYDDVFSLWETIWAAKHTSSEHFVLFVALALVEMYRDIILENNMDFTDIIKFFNEMAERHNVPQVLMMARDLVLKVQTLIENK, encoded by the exons ATGTTTTTCCCCGTCACGGAGACCGAGACGCGTCAGAAGCTGCTGCGCAACGTGAAGAAAGAG GTGAAACAAATCATGGAGGAGGCAGTGACCAGGAAATTTGTGCACGCCGACAGCAGCCACATCATATCCTTCTGTG CTGTTGTGGAGGCCTGCGTGCTCCACGGACTCAAGCGCCGTATCGCGGGCCTGCTGTGCAGCAACAAGGTTGCGGCACTTTTTATGAAGGTGGCGAAAAGCTTTACGCCTGCGGAAGAACTGTGCCGCAAggtccaggagctggagcagctgatTGAAAACAG CAAGCATAACAATTCTCTGAACAATGAGCGATTTCGGCAATCCAAGTTGGCCAACCTCCCTCCTCAAGCGATGAAACACCTGTGGATCCGAACAGCACTGATGGAGAAGCTTCTGGACAAAATTGTCCTGTACTTAGTGGAGAACAGCAG tgCTTTTTATGAGAAAGAAGCCATGCTGATGGACCCGGTGGATGGCCCAATACTTGCATCTCTATTAG TTGGTCCTTGTGCTCTGGAGTACACCAAAGTTAAGACGGCAGACCATTTCTGGACGGACCCCTCAGCCGATGAGCTTGTCCAGCGGCATCGCATCCACAGCGGCCACTGTCGGCAGGATTCACCCTCCAGACGACCCGCCCTG ATCCAGAAGAGACAGTCCAGTGGCAGCATGGATGATCGTCCTCTCATGTGGGCTAAGGAGTATGTGGAGTCGCTGCACCAAAACTCCAGAGCTGCACTTCTGTTTGGAAAGAACAATGTGCTGGTCCAGCCA AGAGATGACATGGAGGCCATTCCGGGCTATCTGTCACTGCATCAAACCGCAGACCTCATGACGCTGAAATGGACACCAAACCAGCTGATGAATGGAAACGTGGGAGAGCTCGATTCTGAAAAAAG TGTATACTGGGATTATGCAATGACGATTCGTTTGGAGGAGATCGTGTATCTCCACTGTCACCAGCAAG TTAACAGTGGCGGGACAGTAGTTTTGGTGAGCCAGGACGGCATCCAGAGACCACCTCTGCATTTTCCTAAAgggggccacctcctccagtttCTCACCTGCTTGGAAACCGGCCTGCTGCCTCACGGACAACTGGACCCCCCACTCTGGAATCAGAGGGGAAAG GGAAAAGTGTTCCCCAAACTGCGAAAGAGGAGCCCGCACGGCTCGTGTGATTCTGTATCGGACAAAGAAGATGATGAAGCAACCGATTATGTGTTCCGGATCCTGTTTCCTGGCAATCAGATGGAGTTCA TGGCCCTGGAGCTGATCGAACAGGGTGTGAACATGTGGCAGCCGACTCCCAGAAAGTCCTCTTGTTCTTCCTGCTCGCAGAACGGCTCCTCCGACGGCTCCCTTCCTAATGGCTGCAACCAGGAAAG GGCTCCCTTAAAGCTCCTCTGTGACACAATGAAGTACCAGATAATCTCACGCGCTTTCTACGGCT GGCTCGCATACTGTCGTCATCTGTCTACAGTCCGTACTCACCTTTCCGCTCTGGTCAACACCACCATTGTTGATCCCGATGTGCCCGGTGACGCTCAAGGAGGTCTTTCATTGGAGGTCTGGGAGAAGATCCTCAAGGACAGCTCT GCCTATGAGGAGAAGGAGATATACAGGCTTGTGTATTTTGGTGGTGTGGCTGCTTCGCTACGTAAAGAGGTCTGGCCCTTCCTCCTGGGGCACTACCAGTTCAACATGAATGAGAAATGTCGGCTGGAG aTTGATGAGAAGATGCGGGCAATGTATGAGCAGACCATGAGGGATTGGCGTGGTTGTGAGGCCATCGTCCgccagagggagagggagaaacacGCCGAGGCTCTTGCCAGATGTTCATCTGGAGCCAGCGTGGAAAGAGGGCCGGTGCAGCGCGACTCCACCATCAGCACGGAT TCATCATTAAGCAGCAGCTCCGAACAACATAATACTAATTCCCAAAGTGATTCCAGCAGCGCACAG GTTTTTGAATCAGTCGAAGCCGTCAATCCGATTGAGCTGGGAGCAGATGAAGAGGCAGCACAGCAGGGTGCTCAACTCAAAGACGCCCCACAACTTTCGTCTTGCAGACAGCCATCTCCAGCTCTGTCAGATCAGTACAATGGGTCAGAAAACAGCCCTCTCCCTGCAGAGGCAGTTGTAGAGTCAGCAGAAGCATCAAACATTTCCACAACACCGGCAGTAGGGGAGGACATAGTGGAGCAGCATAAGAATGAGATTCCAGAGATGGGATCAGAGAACAAGACGGCAAAGCGCTGCAGAGTCAGTGACGGGTCTGACTCCAGGTTACTCTGCCCCCAAGAGGAAAATATGCCTGATGTGCTGCGTGAGTCAAACGCTGCAGAAACAAATTCAAGATCAGCTCCAGAGAAGACAAACGTCCTAAAGTTGGAAACGGAGATCCGGAATGAATACTTCCAGGCACCACCGCTTGGGGAGACCTTGGCTTTTCAAGCACCCAAGAACAAATGTGATCAGGCATCAGACCCGAAAGAAAATAACCTCGGCCCATCGTCAAACGCCAGCGCTGCAGAGTCGGAATGTAAAGAAGCCACGGCAACCTTTTCCGAGTTAGCTGAATGTAAGAAAATTGCAGAAATTCCTTCAGAGAAACCTGGTTCAAATTCGCCAGTCAGACAAGTACTGAACGCTCTGCAGTCGCTATCGCAGTCTCGCCAGTCTCCTGACACAGCAGACTCCGACGACTCTCCTTCAGCCCTGGAAATGGAGGACATACCCATAGGGACATGCGTGACCTCTGAGGATTTACATTCCAGGCCTCTAGTGGGCCTCGCTCAGCCACTCGTCTCCTTTTCACTTAAAGAGAAAATGGCATCGGAGGACCTGGTCTTGGACCGTCATCTGGACACAGACTGCAACACCAGTCCCGAGGGCACTGACCTGGGCCTTTCCGAAGAAGAACCAGAGATGGAAAATGTCCTCGCTGAGCCAGAATCTGCAAATATGGGCAGGGAGGGTAAACGGGAAAGTTCAGGAGAACGAGTTTACTCC CAAGAGACCCTGGACATGTACTTGATCAATCTGCATCGCATTGACAAAGACGTCAGACGCTGTGACAGACAATACTGGTACTTCACCACTGAAAACCTGGAGAAGCTGCGGAACATCATGTGCAG TTATGTGTGGCAGCATTTGGACACGGGTTACGTCCAAGGCATGTGCGACCTGCTGGCTCCCCTGCTGGTTATCCTGGATGACG AGGTCATGGCCTTTAGCTGCTTCACCgagctgatgaagaggatgaaccAGAACTTCCCCCACGGAGGTGCCATGGACTCTCACTTTGCGAACATGCGTTCTCTCATCCAA ATTCTGGATTCTGAGCTGTTTGAGCTGATGCAGCAGAACGGGGACTACACCCACTTCTACTTCTGCTACCGGTGGTTTCTGCTCGACTTTAAAAGAG AGATGGTCTACGACGACGTGTTCTCCTTGTGGGAAACCATCTGGGCAGCCAAGCACACGTCCTCGGAACACTTTGTGCTCTTTGTCGCCCTGGCCCTCGTGGAAATGTACAGAGATATCATCCTGGAAAACAACATGGATTTCACTGACATCATCAAGTTTTTTAATG AAATGGCAGAGAGACACAACGTCCCGCAGGTGCTGATGATGGCTCGAGACTTGGTCCTCAAAGTGCAGACGCTCATAGAAAACAAGTGA